From a single Aquincola tertiaricarbonis genomic region:
- a CDS encoding sigma-54-dependent Fis family transcriptional regulator: protein MLEASGAWQEWQRAQCRAVLARRLPVAADDPPAEILDSWARCLQQGLDFERPLPLIVVEDADLRRRRERAGRVRQLALVELETLMQQIAGSSFLLAFADAEGVVLDRYADQRFVTSTAGEGIPAGSLWTERAAGTNGLGTALACGRPVAVNGPEHFFGQFSHIACTAAPIRDADGTVIGALDASCCFDSRQRHTQALVQMAAAHIENVLLAEQRRQHWVLALHPRPEFVGTLSAGLLAFDGEGRLSAFNGRAVGLLSGLAVQRGAAFEQLFNEPFDRFLGRLRAEGATRLRDAMNSVLAVACVQPGEPAAALPLVGSAGPAVVHARAQPTPSAPLSPEVGEDPAVLQAQALVAAAVRRQLPILIQGETGTGKELLARHAHQASGRSGAFVPVNCGAVPAELFEAELFGYVGGAFTGARRQGQAGLLASAQGGTLLLDEVGELPLPLQAALLRFLDDGLLRPVGGRQLQAVDVQVLAATHVDLEAAVAQGRFRADLLYRLNTVSVKLPPLRLRSDFDQVATRLLHTLQPDARLQPAALRRLAQHGWPGNFRELRACLARVLLTHPTGLIDAADVHAVLPPRPQASEHGPSQLQRGATEAVLAEFRRCGSVSRTARCLGISRTTVYRHLREAGLLAA, encoded by the coding sequence ATGCTCGAAGCAAGCGGCGCATGGCAGGAGTGGCAGCGTGCGCAATGCCGCGCGGTGCTGGCGCGCAGGCTGCCCGTGGCGGCGGACGATCCACCGGCCGAGATCCTAGACAGCTGGGCCCGGTGCCTGCAGCAGGGGCTGGACTTTGAACGGCCGTTGCCGCTCATCGTGGTGGAGGACGCCGACCTGCGCCGCCGCCGCGAACGGGCCGGCCGTGTGCGACAGCTGGCGCTGGTGGAGCTGGAAACCCTGATGCAGCAGATCGCCGGCAGCAGCTTCCTGCTGGCCTTCGCCGACGCCGAGGGCGTGGTGCTGGACCGGTATGCCGACCAGCGCTTCGTCACCAGCACCGCAGGCGAAGGCATCCCGGCCGGCAGCCTGTGGACCGAGCGCGCCGCCGGCACCAACGGCCTGGGCACCGCCCTGGCCTGCGGCCGGCCGGTGGCGGTCAACGGGCCCGAGCACTTCTTCGGCCAGTTCAGCCACATCGCCTGCACCGCCGCGCCCATCCGCGATGCCGACGGCACGGTGATCGGCGCGCTGGACGCCTCCTGCTGCTTCGACTCGCGCCAGCGCCATACCCAGGCCCTGGTGCAGATGGCCGCCGCCCACATCGAGAACGTGCTGCTGGCCGAGCAGCGCCGCCAGCACTGGGTGCTGGCGCTGCACCCGCGGCCCGAGTTCGTGGGCACGCTCAGCGCGGGGCTGCTGGCCTTTGATGGCGAGGGCCGTCTCAGTGCCTTCAATGGCCGCGCGGTGGGCCTGCTCAGCGGCCTGGCGGTGCAGCGCGGCGCGGCCTTCGAGCAGCTGTTCAACGAGCCCTTCGACCGTTTCCTGGGCCGGCTGCGGGCCGAAGGCGCAACCCGGCTGCGCGATGCGATGAACAGCGTGCTGGCCGTGGCCTGCGTGCAGCCGGGCGAGCCGGCGGCGGCGCTGCCGCTGGTGGGCTCGGCTGGGCCTGCCGTGGTTCACGCCCGGGCGCAGCCGACGCCGTCAGCGCCGCTTTCGCCCGAGGTGGGCGAAGACCCCGCGGTGCTGCAGGCCCAGGCCCTGGTGGCGGCCGCGGTGCGGCGGCAGCTGCCCATCCTCATACAAGGCGAAACCGGCACCGGCAAGGAGCTGCTGGCCCGCCATGCCCACCAGGCCAGCGGCCGCAGCGGTGCCTTCGTGCCGGTGAACTGCGGCGCGGTGCCGGCCGAGCTGTTCGAGGCCGAGTTGTTCGGCTACGTGGGCGGCGCCTTCACCGGCGCGCGGCGCCAGGGCCAGGCCGGGCTGCTGGCCAGCGCCCAGGGCGGCACGCTGTTGCTCGATGAAGTGGGCGAGCTGCCGCTGCCGCTGCAGGCCGCGCTGTTGCGCTTTCTGGACGACGGGCTGCTGCGGCCGGTGGGCGGCCGCCAGCTGCAGGCGGTGGACGTGCAGGTGCTGGCGGCCACCCACGTGGACCTGGAGGCCGCGGTGGCGCAGGGCCGCTTTCGCGCCGACCTGCTGTACCGGCTGAACACCGTGAGCGTGAAGCTGCCGCCGCTGCGCCTGCGCAGCGACTTCGACCAGGTGGCCACGCGGCTGCTGCACACGCTGCAGCCCGACGCGCGCCTGCAGCCGGCCGCGCTGCGGCGCCTGGCCCAGCACGGCTGGCCCGGCAACTTCCGCGAGCTGCGGGCCTGCCTGGCCCGGGTGCTGTTGACGCACCCCACCGGCCTCATCGACGCGGCCGACGTGCATGCGGTGCTGCCGCCGCGGCCCCAGGCCAGCGAGCACGGTCCTTCGCAGCTGCAGCGCGGCGCCACCGAAGCGGTGCTGGCCGAATTCCGCCGCTGCGGCTCGGTCAGCCGCACCGCGCGTTGCCTGGGCATCTCGCGCACCACGGTGTACCGGCACCTGCGCGAGGCGGGTCTGCTGGCCGCCTGA
- a CDS encoding c-type cytochrome: MRVTLIAVLATLAAGSPALAADAAAGKVKAQQCAVCHGPNGLATAPDAPNLAGQPALYTAAQLKAYRSGERKHEVMAVMAKPLSDADIDNLAAWFASIKVTAQMP; this comes from the coding sequence ATGCGGGTGACCCTGATCGCCGTGCTGGCGACGCTGGCCGCCGGCAGCCCCGCCCTGGCGGCCGATGCGGCGGCCGGCAAGGTCAAGGCGCAGCAGTGCGCGGTGTGCCACGGCCCCAACGGCCTGGCCACCGCGCCCGATGCCCCAAACCTGGCCGGCCAGCCCGCGCTGTACACCGCAGCCCAGCTCAAGGCCTACCGCAGCGGCGAGCGCAAGCACGAGGTGATGGCCGTGATGGCCAAGCCGCTGAGCGATGCCGACATCGACAACCTGGCGGCCTGGTTCGCCAGCATCAAGGTGACGGCGCAGATGCCCTAG
- a CDS encoding cytochrome-c peroxidase, translating into MAAGAGTAAPAQGGGSAASAADCRALLATAAPPPQPPAAVNADAPRRAAADPEAEARQACVARLYRGPTAGWPAPQVDAGVKWQELAPRPALPAPPAPLVALGAQLFADPRLSRGQDISCASCHAPHLGFADGRRLALGHEAQAGPRHTPHLLGVAFVPLLMWDGRASDLESQALLPIVNPLEMAMDLGQLQQRLSRETDYPQRFAQVFGDDAVTLQRLGEALAAFQRRIEAPRSRFDDFIEGCNPQALTDRELNGLHLFRTKARCMNCHSGPQLTQHEFHQIGTSALGRRLQDLGRQAVTGRAEDAGALRTPSLRGVARTAPYFHNGSAPTLRGLLETYNAGMPRPPKNAQGLMAIPPSPLIQPLQLNARELQDLEAFLRTL; encoded by the coding sequence GTGGCTGCCGGTGCCGGCACTGCCGCGCCTGCGCAGGGCGGCGGCTCTGCTGCCTCGGCGGCCGATTGCCGCGCGCTGCTGGCCACAGCGGCGCCGCCGCCCCAGCCGCCGGCTGCGGTCAATGCCGACGCGCCACGCCGCGCCGCCGCGGACCCCGAGGCCGAAGCGCGCCAGGCCTGCGTGGCACGCCTCTACCGCGGCCCGACGGCCGGCTGGCCGGCGCCGCAGGTGGATGCGGGCGTGAAGTGGCAGGAGCTGGCCCCGCGCCCGGCGCTGCCCGCACCCCCGGCGCCGCTGGTGGCCCTGGGGGCGCAGCTGTTCGCCGACCCGCGGCTGTCGCGCGGGCAGGACATCAGCTGCGCCAGCTGCCATGCGCCCCACCTGGGCTTTGCCGATGGCCGCCGCCTGGCGCTGGGGCATGAGGCGCAGGCCGGCCCGCGCCACACGCCGCACCTGCTGGGCGTGGCCTTCGTGCCGCTGCTGATGTGGGACGGCCGTGCGAGCGACCTGGAAAGCCAGGCGCTGCTGCCCATCGTCAACCCGCTGGAAATGGCGATGGACCTGGGCCAACTGCAGCAGCGACTGAGCCGCGAGACCGACTACCCCCAGCGCTTTGCGCAGGTGTTCGGCGACGACGCGGTGACGCTGCAGCGCCTGGGCGAAGCACTGGCCGCCTTCCAGCGGCGCATCGAGGCGCCGCGCAGCCGCTTCGACGACTTCATCGAAGGCTGCAACCCGCAGGCGCTGACCGACCGCGAGCTGAACGGCCTGCACCTGTTCCGCACCAAGGCCCGCTGCATGAACTGCCACAGCGGCCCGCAGCTCACCCAGCATGAGTTCCACCAGATCGGCACCAGCGCGCTGGGCCGCCGACTGCAGGACCTGGGGCGGCAGGCCGTCACCGGGCGCGCGGAAGATGCCGGCGCACTGCGCACGCCCTCCCTGCGCGGCGTGGCACGTACCGCGCCCTACTTCCACAACGGCAGCGCGCCTACCTTGCGCGGCCTGCTGGAAACCTACAACGCCGGCATGCCGCGGCCGCCGAAGAACGCCCAGGGCTTGATGGCCATCCCGCCTTCGCCGCTGATCCAGCCGTTGCAGCTCAACGCGCGTGAGCTGCAGGACCTGGAGGCCTTTTTGCGCACGCTGTGA
- a CDS encoding MFS transporter — MPGPRPAIVARLGTAQTLAWASTYYLPAILAAPMARDLGTTVPTVLAAFSLALVVSALVGPRAGHTIDRRGGRPVLMITSLVFAAGLAGLGLCQGLPGLFVAWVVLGLGMGSGLYEAAFATLVRLYGRQARSGITGITLIAGFASTVGWPLSAWLESRYGWRATCGAWAALHLLLGLPLNAWLPRVGAGPAPAQAPAAPAAEPSAAASPTPAPRDEWRAMLVLSWVFAATLFTATALATHLPRLMQAAGASVATALLVGALIGPAQVAARLLEFGFLRRLHPLWVARLATALHPLGAGLLLLVGAAWAPVLGLLHGAGNGLLTITKGTLPLALFGSAGYGARQGWLMAPARVTQALAPVAFGLVLDRLQGHALWVTAGLGVSALAALMWLPTKTAPR; from the coding sequence CTGCCCGGGCCGCGACCCGCCATCGTGGCCCGGCTGGGCACCGCCCAGACGCTGGCCTGGGCCTCCACCTACTACCTGCCGGCCATCCTGGCCGCGCCGATGGCGCGCGACCTGGGCACCACGGTGCCCACGGTGCTGGCGGCCTTCAGCCTGGCCCTGGTGGTGTCGGCCCTGGTGGGGCCGCGCGCCGGCCACACCATCGACAGGCGGGGCGGGCGGCCGGTGCTGATGATCACCAGCCTGGTGTTCGCAGCGGGACTGGCCGGACTGGGCCTGTGCCAGGGCCTGCCGGGCTTGTTCGTGGCCTGGGTGGTGCTGGGGCTGGGCATGGGCAGCGGGCTGTATGAAGCCGCCTTCGCCACGCTGGTGCGGCTGTACGGCCGGCAGGCGCGCAGCGGCATCACCGGCATCACGCTCATCGCCGGCTTCGCCAGCACCGTGGGCTGGCCGCTGTCGGCGTGGCTGGAAAGCCGCTACGGCTGGCGTGCCACCTGCGGAGCCTGGGCAGCGCTGCACCTGCTGCTGGGGCTGCCGCTCAATGCCTGGTTGCCGCGCGTGGGGGCGGGTCCTGCACCTGCGCAAGCGCCGGCAGCGCCTGCAGCCGAGCCTTCTGCCGCCGCTTCTCCCACGCCGGCCCCGCGCGATGAATGGCGCGCGATGCTGGTGCTGTCATGGGTGTTCGCGGCCACCTTGTTCACCGCAACTGCGCTGGCCACCCACCTGCCACGGCTGATGCAGGCGGCCGGCGCCTCGGTGGCCACGGCATTGCTGGTGGGCGCCTTGATCGGGCCGGCCCAGGTGGCGGCGCGGCTGCTGGAGTTCGGCTTCCTGCGCCGCTTGCATCCGTTGTGGGTGGCCCGGCTGGCCACGGCGCTGCACCCGCTGGGCGCCGGGCTGCTGTTGCTGGTGGGCGCTGCCTGGGCGCCGGTGCTGGGGCTGCTGCACGGCGCGGGCAACGGCCTGCTCACCATCACCAAGGGCACGCTGCCGCTGGCGCTCTTCGGCAGCGCCGGCTACGGTGCCCGCCAGGGCTGGCTGATGGCCCCAGCGCGGGTGACGCAGGCGCTGGCGCCGGTGGCGTTTGGCCTGGTGCTGGACCGGCTGCAGGGCCATGCGCTGTGGGTGACGGCTGGCCTGGGCGTGAGCGCGCTGGCCGCCTTGATGTGGCTGCCCACCAAAACGGCGCCCCGCTGA
- a CDS encoding PQQ-dependent sugar dehydrogenase, whose amino-acid sequence MPRTFRPTLVPTLAALALALAGSLPAQAQNIDKLKQMKVSGTDLNIPPVPQTGPQADAIRKNLEKVKLPPGFRISLYAVVPDARHMAVAPSTNMLFVGTRKTAVYAVTDRLSTGTASEVKAFAPSLNFKVPNGVCWTRDGSLLVAEHNRVLMFPAAEFFYEGPDVAVAEVVPQGQLIPVEEESFNHGARTCRVGPDNMLYITLGQPFNVQPREKLKLYEQVGIGGIVRMGLDGSKREVFARGIRNSVGMDFNAKDKSLWFTDNQTDGMGDDIPKGEINRATQAGQFFGYPYIVAQTRIPENGYDKDPIPAGAVNPQVMTDAHAADLGIVYYGARQFPAKYQGGFFSAQHGSWNRTKPVGARVLFTSLKQDGTADKTEVFADGWLDNDTGVYRGRPVDVAVMKDGSLLVSDDFAGAIYRITYSAP is encoded by the coding sequence ATGCCACGCACATTCCGCCCGACCCTGGTTCCCACCCTGGCCGCGCTGGCGCTGGCCCTGGCCGGCTCGCTGCCGGCCCAGGCCCAGAACATCGACAAGCTCAAGCAGATGAAGGTCTCGGGGACCGACCTCAACATACCGCCGGTGCCGCAGACCGGGCCGCAGGCCGACGCCATCCGCAAGAACCTGGAGAAGGTGAAGCTGCCGCCGGGCTTCCGCATCAGCCTGTATGCGGTGGTGCCCGATGCGCGCCACATGGCGGTGGCTCCGTCCACCAACATGCTGTTCGTGGGCACCCGCAAAACGGCCGTGTATGCGGTGACCGACCGCCTGTCCACCGGCACCGCCAGCGAGGTGAAGGCCTTTGCGCCTTCGCTCAACTTCAAGGTGCCCAACGGCGTGTGCTGGACGCGTGACGGCAGCCTGCTGGTGGCCGAGCACAACCGGGTGCTGATGTTCCCGGCGGCCGAGTTCTTCTACGAAGGCCCCGACGTGGCCGTGGCCGAGGTGGTGCCGCAGGGCCAGCTGATCCCGGTGGAGGAAGAGTCTTTCAACCACGGCGCGCGCACCTGCCGCGTGGGCCCGGACAACATGCTCTACATCACGCTGGGCCAGCCCTTCAACGTGCAGCCGCGCGAGAAGCTCAAGCTGTATGAGCAGGTGGGCATCGGCGGCATCGTGCGCATGGGGCTGGACGGCAGCAAGCGCGAGGTGTTCGCACGTGGCATCCGCAACTCGGTGGGCATGGACTTCAATGCCAAGGACAAGAGCCTCTGGTTCACCGACAACCAGACCGATGGCATGGGTGACGACATTCCCAAGGGCGAGATCAACCGCGCGACGCAGGCCGGCCAGTTCTTCGGCTACCCGTACATCGTGGCGCAGACGCGCATCCCCGAGAACGGCTACGACAAGGACCCGATCCCGGCGGGCGCGGTGAACCCGCAGGTGATGACCGACGCGCACGCCGCCGACCTGGGCATCGTGTACTACGGCGCCAGGCAGTTCCCGGCCAAATACCAGGGCGGCTTCTTCTCGGCCCAGCACGGCTCGTGGAACCGCACCAAGCCGGTGGGCGCACGGGTGTTGTTCACGTCGCTCAAGCAGGACGGCACGGCCGACAAGACCGAGGTGTTTGCCGACGGCTGGCTGGACAACGACACCGGCGTGTACCGCGGCCGGCCGGTGGACGTGGCGGTGATGAAGGATGGCTCGCTGCTGGTCTCGGACGACTTCGCGGGCGCCATCTACCGCATCACCTACAGCGCGCCGTGA